One genomic window of Polynucleobacter sp. HIN11 includes the following:
- a CDS encoding fumarylacetoacetate hydrolase family protein — MAQWLRYTHQGNVGFGQLQGDQIAVYVGDLFANPKATGEFLKVADVTLEIPCVPSKFIALVDNFHALVTKLEHTVPDEPLYFLKASNSFLAAGQTIQVPKSYAGKVIYEGELGIVIGTKCHGVSVADAAQFIFGYTCVNDVTAIEILNRNPGYAQWSRSKSFDTFGVFGPTITTDVDPMGLSIKTILNDQERQNYPMSDIVFTPAQLVSLISQDMTLMPGDVIACGTSVGVGSMKPGSQVSIVIDGVGRLDNRFE; from the coding sequence ATGGCACAGTGGTTACGCTACACGCATCAAGGCAATGTTGGATTTGGACAGTTACAAGGCGATCAAATTGCTGTTTATGTCGGCGATTTATTTGCTAACCCCAAAGCAACTGGTGAATTCCTCAAGGTTGCGGATGTGACACTTGAGATACCCTGCGTTCCAAGTAAATTTATTGCCCTAGTGGATAACTTTCATGCCTTGGTCACCAAGCTTGAGCACACCGTTCCAGATGAGCCTTTGTATTTCTTAAAAGCAAGTAATTCCTTTCTAGCGGCGGGACAAACCATCCAAGTGCCGAAATCCTATGCAGGAAAGGTTATTTATGAAGGTGAACTTGGGATTGTGATTGGGACAAAATGCCATGGGGTGAGCGTTGCCGATGCCGCTCAATTTATTTTTGGCTATACCTGTGTCAATGATGTCACCGCCATCGAGATTTTGAATCGCAACCCTGGTTACGCTCAATGGAGCCGTTCAAAGAGCTTTGATACTTTTGGCGTATTTGGACCGACCATCACAACCGATGTGGATCCCATGGGCTTATCGATTAAAACAATCCTTAACGATCAAGAACGTCAGAACTATCCAATGAGCGATATCGTTTTTACGCCCGCTCAATTAGTCAGCCTTATTTCACAAGACATGACCCTCATGCCAGGCGACGTGATTGCCTGTGGAACCTCCGTAGGCGTCGGCTCCATGAAGCCAGGCAGTCAGGTCAGTATCGTGATCGATGGCGTTGGGCGCCTTGATAATCGCTTTGAATAA